In Anopheles bellator chromosome 2, idAnoBellAS_SP24_06.2, whole genome shotgun sequence, the genomic stretch GTCAGGACCGTGGTTTGCTTGAACGCGGCGgcgagtgttttgtttttgcgcaaGAAGGCGATCCGCGTCAGCCCATCCCATTCGGTGTAGttgatcggtggcggcgggttcCGCGGTTCGATCCGCACCACACTCGATTCCACCTTCGGCGGGGGTTTGAAGTTGTTCTTGCTCACCTTCATCAGCATGTCGACGCGGGCCAGCAGCTGCGTGTTGATGCTTAGCCGGCAGTACAGCTTGTCGCCCGGTTTGGCCACCAGCCGTTGGGCAAACTCGCGCTGAAACATGAGCACCGCACAGCGGAAGAATGGCCGGTGGAGCAACAGTTTGAACACGAACGGCGAGCTGATCTGGTACGGCATGTTGGCGACGCAAATGTCGAAGAACGGCAGGTCCGTCTTCAGCACGTCCCCGATCAGTATCTGTAGCTTCGGCTGCAGGTGCGTACCCTGGACACGCTTTTGCAGTTCCGCCACAAGCCGCGGATCGATTTCGCAGGCCACCacctttttcactttttcgagAATCTTTACCGTCATGTTGCCGGTACCGGGACCGATCTCGAGCACCACATCGGTTGGACGGAGGGCCGCCTTTTCAAGCATGGACGTGATGACGAGCGGATTCTTGAGAATGTGCTGGCCAAAGTCCTTGTTGAACACGATGCctgcggagcggagcggacgGTGAGCCTTGCTGCCGGTAGGTATTTCGTCGCCCGCGCTACTTACCCTGCTTGGCGACCTCATTGTGTACGCGTGATTTTTTCTCGGTGCGCACTTTCGGCATTTTGACCCAGCCAATGTTGATTCCCAAAATGTGCGATCGACGGGCTGTCAAATTACGAACATCACAACAACCCCGAAGAAAACTCTAAACACTATTGTGAACCGCCAGAGTCGTCATTTTCATATCGATTTCAAGTTCAAGGTATTATTACCTAAACAGCAactggaaaactggaaaaacaatcaaacatgTGATTTTGATCTAAGACAAAAGAGTAAATATAATATCCCTACACAAgcttaaacatttaaacatttaaatttaacgcTAAAATTCCTTTTTCTCTTGTCGCAGCGTTGTCTTTGTTATATCCCGTTTCGCATGTTCCATCAAAGACAATGTTTTGTGAGTTATAATTATCTTTTATTGTACTGGTTCAAACAAATGCTATTAGTTctttttgtgaattttcgaatgatttGATAGTGCGGCTGATGAATGGAACGCTTTGTTACATATTTCACACACAAACggcttttcaccggtatgaATGCGAATGTGAATCATCAACGCTGACGAATGCGTAAACTTAGACGGGCAATGCGGACAAAGAAGATATTGGTCCTTGTTGTGGATTTTCTCATGTTGCGCCAGATTGCTTGGTGATCTGAACGTTTTGTCACatattttacacacaaacggcttttcaccggtatgaATGCGGATGTGATCCTTCAACGCTGATGAAACCGCAAACTTTGAACTGCAATGCGGACACTGTTTGTATTCGTCCttcttgtgaattttcgaatgaagTGATAGTGCATTTAATGAACAGTACGCTTTCTTACAGATGTTACACACAAACGGTTTTTCACCGGTATGAATGCggatgtgattttttaatgtgaaTAGCCGTGTAAATTTTAAATGACAATGTGGGCACTGTTGGTATTCTTCCttcttgtgaattttcgaatgttgtaGCAGATTGCTTCGTGATTTGAACGTTTTGGAACAGATGTTACACACAAACGGCTTTTCATCGGTATGAACGCGAATGTGAATCTTCAGCTGGCTTGGGCGAATATAAGTTGCGGAACAATGAGGGCAGTGGTACTTTTCGTTATTGCACTGGCCTTTTTTGTGAGCGTTCTTTTTTATGTCGTTGTTAACTCGTTGATGACTCCGAAGTTTATACGAGCGCAACCGCTGTTGCGTTTTTTCTTGAtcgtttttacgtttttgaccAACTTTGACGTTTTTTCCGGCATCGGAGTTGGTTGTTGCAGAGGGATCTTCTCGAGCCTGACAGATCAATTCTAAAGGATTTGTATGGTTGTTCTGCTGTTCATCCACATCTTCATTCTCTAATTTGAACGCGATTGGATTTTCCTCTGCCTCGAATAAGTCATCAGCCTGgttgccacaacattcataTGTACCACTTACTTGATGAGCTGCACAGCTCAAGTGCAAATCGTTCGCTGAATCCGGTGTGGTGACTTCAGTTTTGATTAACAAATTtgtgccaaccgtttgttCAGCAGAGTGGCCAAGATGGTCTTTACTGCTGTCTGCCTCGTTCTTCGCTGTGTTTAGCTTTTTGGCCAATgccatgtttttgttgcatcgccagcgaaacgTATACATCTTATCCAAACGCGATTCGCACTTCGTGCACAGAAACGATTGAACTCCAGGTAGTACATTGGCCTGTAACAAAATAAGTCTCATAGAACAGTCTTTCTTGTGGAACAGGCAGAGATGTCTGTTTTAACAATTGTCCTACCTGAAATCCCGTACAGTCGAAGAGTTTTTGAAGCTTACATTGTCCGGATTCGTCGTTCGCTAGGGGCTCCAAAGCGTTACTCGTCGACAAGCACCATCGGCATATTTTGGTGGTTCTGGAAAACAATGTGCTGTTATACCTGTTACTATGTATCAAACACCAACTTACTCAACGCCATTCTCTTTCTTGATAAATGCCGAAGCATCCATTTCGACTGCAATCGTCTATTTCTGTGCAGAGATTTGGTAAATTCCGCGTCCGCGTTGGGTTTGTTCACTTCTGCGGTACCTTTTGACAGCGCGGTCTAATTTCGTCAACACAGGAACTCACGGGCAGTTTGACAGCTATCCGTCAAACTGAAGTCACTCAATCTTGTAGgcaattcaaaataaaatctaCCACAAGGAGCAAACATCGGTTAAACTCGGTAAAATTGTAGGATTTTATATGAAGCCAACACAGAGTAAGGGGAAAATCAATCACGATGAACGTTGAAATACCTCAATTTTGATCAACGCCCCACCCGGAACAGAAATTAAGGAATACGACACCATTCAGTCTCTATACGACTGCCCTCAGATGTCTCATTCGGTCTCAGGAATTCCGCACAAACGATTGGACACGATTTTCGCACCGGTGCAATGGACAGCTATTATTCGGACGGTTTTCTGGGCCTTCGTGATACCTGAAACACTCTTTCTTGGATTTCTCATttcatatattttatttagcTCAACGTATAATACTTCGAAAGAAATGGTTATTCAAACTTAAACTTACACTTACACGGTACACGTGACACCTTGGACTATCTTCTATGCGGCCGTCCGTTTCTGCCGCGGACCTTGTCGGGGGGAGtggtgtgttttgtggtgcTGTATCATTTCACAGGGCTTTAGGTTCTTTTATTCGAACGATCGGTTATCGTGCGCTTCACGATCCCCCGTTTTCATCAATCCCACACCCCCCTTCGAATGTGTTCCCGATTCTCGGGAGCTCTGGATTCTGGTTTCGTCTATTCTAGTTGCTTAATAACTTAACGCAGACACGCACTAACACATCATGACTTTTGCGAGACCGCGTTGTGCGAAAACACGGGGCAGCGCTCGCGTATCCCGTATCGCGTCCCTTGACTGAGCAACACCCACAGTCGGCTTCGGTCTGTGTCTTCCCGGTCCGTTTTCTAACTGAGCCTACACTaggattaaattaatttacgtCTCTCCATTAGTTTCTTCATCCCGTCCGTTAGTATcacatttgttttccattttcaccatgtttatgtttatgccTTTTATAATTCCTAGTTTTCCTAGTGTGAGCACACAGGTCAGGTCTGCTGCCACTGGTGATGCCGTTCCGATTCATTGTTTAAAGTCTGACCCCAAATTGTTTCCAGCATCCATTTGGTACCGTCTCATCGGCGCCCTCGTTTGACTACTTCTCGGTTCCTCTCGTTTTGATTTcttgcagcagcaaatgtGCAACGCCCACACCTCTCCCTTAGCCATTCTTCACTTCTAATGGCCACCACGAGGAGAGGCGCAATAAAAACACGGTTCCATAAAACAGAAGaacttttcttctctctttctctctctctctgtcgctttcTGTCACGAAACCTTTCACGCTCGTACCGGGAACCGGGTTGTGCCGGGTGTGGATGGGCCACTAAAATTTTGCACCGCGTGCGTGCGCGGCGCATTAGCTCGCAAAAGGGACTCAGAAACcgttagcaaaaaaaaaacggtgtacAACCGCACACTTTGATCGAATTCGAGAgcgattttctttcggttcccTACCCCGGCCACACGGGGcatttggtttggttgaaCGTTCTGTGATTTGCCGCGGCCTgcttgaaaaaaacaaacccttaacctcccattttttttgtttagaaCGTTTCCTTATTATAACACGCTCTGAATATTTACAACACGGACCGTCGTTTCACAACGAAAATGGCAAGATCTCAGTGTGTGTTTAAGGACTCTCGCAACCGCCCACAGCCTACTACGATCGTTTCGTTAGCGTACGATTTGTGTATCCCCTTCGGTTGCTGGGATCCGCTTAACGGTAGTGTGTAAAAGTAAGGGTGtgatgttttgctttgtaaGTAGTGCTTGTTGCGTGAtcggcggccaccagccgTAGTGCCGTAGTGCCCGCTCGCTACGCACCCAGCGCCATCGGTTAAGTATCGCGGTGTGGTTCACTCCAATTTAAAATACCGTCTTTTGGCGGTACGTCGGGAGCGCTATAAATTACATGTTTTgattccagttccagtttcCTTGCAAGGTACACCTAGCGATGTGCACGAGTATGCTGCACCAGTGTCTGCTATTGTCCATTGGGTTTCTTTGTCGTTTGTCCTTCCATCGGCCTGTTTTCAAGGGTTTTCGAAATCTACAATTTTACCTAAGATAGGATGTAATCCAGTGTAGTTTTGTGTAAGCTACACACAGTGTGGCCCCTCGTCCCGGTTTGCAACTAGTCGATTTAAAAGTgagagtgtttgtgtgtccgtGTTCCGGAGGGGGGCTGTGGCTTGTCATACTGAATGGCCTCTCGTATTATCACGTACAACGCGAGATGATGCTTCAAAGTTGCTTCTCTCTTAAGGAGGGGCGCGGATAAGTGTATAAATACTTAAAAAGGTACACTACACGGATGCGCCAATACGTACATATCTTACAGAGAGTGTACGGCGGTGTGAGTGCGGTCCCGCGTCCATCCGGATCCGCGATCCGGAAGCGCCCACAATGACGCCCGCCTATCACCGCCTGATCCATACGGTGGTTTCGCCTACGCCCACCGATGGCCAACGTAGACTATACGTAACGAAGTAAAAGTATTTACACCGACCCTACCGGGTAAAGCTACAAGGTGCGCTACCATCCTAAAAACTACTTACACTAAAAGCTTGCATGGGTCTGACTCGTGGTTCTGCGCGGACATAGAACACTCAAACATTGCTTTCTAACGACGCGTGGCACACAATGCGAGCAAATATACACAGATATTATATACACAACGTCCAACACGATTGCTCTGTAACGGGGTATGGcctaaaaaaaacacaaactggaTCTACACGCTGGAACATCGTTTCCCGGGTGAGGGTTTGACTCGTCGCGAAAGAAACACCACCATGGCAGTTTGCAGGCAGGCGGCAATCCCTTCCtgcagctctctctctctccctatccGGTTATCTGGACCACCACCTCCTCACCACGAGGCTATGGTGTCTCACTGGTCTATGCTGTGGTTTGTACTACTGTCGGGCCATGTTTGTCCTCTCCGTCGGCGTTAGTTGAGATACTTGCGGCACTTCTTCGAGCCACACGAGCACGGAATTTTCACATCCTCGAACGGGAACTTGTAGTCGTAGGTCAGTTCCTCGCCCTGAACGATCCGGCGCAGGGCAAAGATGATGATGTGCTTGTGGCCCAGTATGTCGACGACCTTCGAGTAGCAGTTGGGCTGCGGAAAGGCGAGCGATCAGTAAAAGCTGCTTAGGAAACACGGAGCGCCGGACACTTACCTCACACGAATGGTTGATGAAGCGAGCTGCGTTCCCGCGCATCGTCGCGTCGACGACGAAGTTTTCATCAATCTTGAACATGTAACACCCGATGCCACGGCCGTCGTAGTACCGTTCCCGTTTGTCGGTCAGCGTGGACCGTATCAGCTCGCCGGCATACTCGATGACCATTTCGCCTACAAGGAGGGGAACATTGAAATCAATGGCCGCCTTTTGGTGCCCTTTTGCTGGTGCACTTACCGGCTTCGATGTCGCGATTGCAGAACAAGCCACGGCCGTGGATGTGCGATCGGTACACGCCGACCGATTCCTTGGACGACTCCTTCAGCGTCCGGTAGCGCATGGCCATCGGGaggttgctgccgctgccgcgtCTGCCGGAGAAATGGGAATTGGATTAATCGATTCTTGGGGGAATGTGATACCACCGCTTACCTGGGAATGATCGTATCGTCGATCGTCTGCGCCACGATCGGCATCGGTTGCTTGCGGTGGCGCGACGCCAACCAGCTGAACATGTCGTACTCGGACCGGCCACCGTACGGCTCACAGCGGGCCGTTCCGTACGCGTTCTCCTTCAGATCGTCAAAGTAGTCCGCGTACGGTGAGCAGGACACCAACcccccaccagcaccagcaccaccaccggaggaaCCCAATCCGTTGGGCAGCGCACTGCCATTGGCCAACCCGCCGCCGGTCACGCCGCCCGCCGGCTGCCTCTTGTGGTAGAGCGGCTGGTACTGGGTACACTTTTCCACTCCGGGCAGCTGCTCCAGCAGATAGCGGATGGCGTTCGTCTTGAGGCCGAGCATCTGTACGCCGGCCATCTCCTTCAGCTGGCCCTCGGGGAGCGCCGTCAGACCGTGGGCCCGGCGCGCAATCTGTACCGCCTCGAACAGCTTGTCCCAGATCTCCGCGATCGACGTGGACTTGTAGGTGAACCCATCCTGGGACTGGATTTCGTACAGCAGCTTCGGGCTGTTCGACTGCGGctgcggggccaccgccggaggTCTCGAGAACTGCGCCGCTGTTACCACTGGCGGTGCCCCGAAGGTGCACTGGAACTCGTCCTCGAGCTggaggtgctggtggtggtgttgcggGTGAAGATGGTGCGTCTGCGTTGGCGACGGTTGCGACAGCGGCGATGGTTCCGGTTGACGGATCCTACCAAACAGGATACTGTCGGCGTCCGCGTCACCCTCCGCATTCAGCAGTCCCGTGCTGTCAGTGGTGCAGATACCGAGATCGGCCACCGACATCATCGACGGTCCGGCCGTATTCTTCGCTACCTCCGCAAACAGGGACGAGGACATCGACAGCAGCGCCGCACTGACCTCCTGCGGTGCTGGGGCCGCCCCCGAGCCCCCTTGGTCTGCACCCATCGGCACGGTGGACGCCGTGGTCGCGATCGAGGGTGAGGTAGCGGCCGAACGGAACTCTTCGTTCAGTTCCGCTACCAGGCGCTCCGTTTCCGCGTCCGCCTTCGTACCATCGTCGACACCGAGCAGCGGGTGAGCGGCCGCAcactcggccaccaccgtctgCAGTGTCCGGTGCTGTGCGGCCGCCATTTCGGCCGCTTCCTGATTCGTTTGCTGCTCGAGATTGTCGAGAATTTCGGAGATTTTGTCCTTGATCCCGTGCGCATCCGCCGACTCGTCGATCAGACTCGGCGAGCCGACGCCACTGCTGGCCCCGCTACTATCGACCTGCGGCGTCGCCCCTTCGTGGCACACGTCCGCCAGCATCTCTTGCGTTTCGGCCTCCAGCGAGTGTTTCAGCTCGTCGATCCGCTCGAGATCgtcaccgttcgccggttGTTCTACCGCCATGTAcgacaccacaccaccggccgAGTGGTCATCGGGAAGGATGGGTTTGATTTCGATCTGAGCCATCGGTTGCGCGTCCAGCGGCTGCTCGAGAAgaccgccaccgatcgggatGAGGGTTCCATTGCCATCGAAGCTGAGACTGAAGTGGAAACTGGGAGTCGTCGCTTGTAGCTGCTGCaggcgttgctgctgctggtccgccAGCGTCGTGTTGACGGGCGAGATTGtggttgtcgttgtcgttgtcgccgTCAGCGTCTGTGGCACTTCGATCGGTTTGATCTCAATCTCGAGCCGGTGGTTTGCTTTCGCCACCAGCTTATCGGTGGTGTTCGCGGCGGCACTAAACTTGAGCATCCGCTGGTCCGGTGGAGGTGAGTTGACGAGTTCCCCGAACGGTGGTGTTGGCGCGGTCGCCGGAATGATCGACAGCTCGTCCCGGATCTTCTCCGAgcacggttgctgctggttaAGCATCTtgagtggcggtggcggcggtgtcggtgtttgTGGCACGTCCGGGGACTTTTGCAGCATCACCGAGGCCTGCATCGGGAGGACGCGGTTCGTCGGCctcgtgttgctgttgttgttggccccaTTTCCGGACGATGCGTTCGTCGTCTGGATCTGCTGGATCGGATTGACGACGTTGGTTGGAATGTTGGAGTAGAGCGGCATCGGGTACGGTGCGGTCGGGAGCGTAATACTGGCCGCCGGTTGCGACGATGgcgtgatggtgatggaaGATGCCGCCATCGGAATGGGGGCTGCTGAAGCCGCCGCAGGTGACGGGGCCGTCAGGGACATCGTGATTTGGTTCGGAACCGCCGTTCCcgccttcttcttcgtttcgatcaACGAAATGTGCGACTTTCCGTTGgacagcagctgctgctgctgcttctgctgctggagctgctgctggacacTGGAAGTAAGCTGGaagggttgttgttgaacgacaatcggttgctgttgctgctgctgctgaagcgcCGTTGAGTGATTGGCAAAGCTAATCATCTGCACGTGCGGTACGGAAGACGGTGTCAGGGTCATGCCCTTCGGGAGCTTCGCTTCCTGCTTTTTCACCGTCTTCAATCCCTTCACGCCATTGCTGCTCGGTTGCAGGAGCACCATTTGACCACCGAGCGGTCCGTTGTTGCCGCCCACCGTGGCCGCCTGCGGCGGTGGTGCGATCTTTTCCACCACGATCGGTTGCTTCGCGATCAGCTGACTCGCGGTGATGCTCGGTTTGATCGGCACCAGATGAGGCTGATTCGGGCCGGTGTTGCCGCTGGTCGGCACCACACTGATGCTGTTCGGAAGGAACTGCGCCGTCGGGgtgggttgctgctgcatttGGTACGCCTGGATCGCCGACCCGGCGGacccagccgccgccaccgtggagAGCTTCTGTTTGACCGGTTTGGCCACAATCTTCGGTTTGCCGTAGTTCGTTGTCTTCGTCGTGATCGGCTTAATGATGTTGGACACCACCTTCGTGGCGGTCGTcatcgccgtggccgttgtgtaaacggacgacgaggacgaggccgCTACGATCGACGACTGGAAGCCCCCGCCGGACTTGGAGGTGATGATGCTGCCACCCATGCCCATCAGCTGTTCCGTCGACGACGTCGTGGTCAGCGCCTTCATGGCCGTGTTGGGCATCACCTTGTTGACGAGCTGAGGCTGCGCTTTCGGGATGATCGTTTTCATCGTCGCTTTGAGCGGCGTCACGatcgcactgctgctgctgctggtgatgggagtgatggtgccgctggtggccgcAGTCGGCATTCCCTGCGGTCCGTGTGATGATGGTTCAATCTTCCacacgtgctgctgctgctgctggagggtCGACGGAAGCGGTGATCCGGTTGAACCCGAGACGGTCACCGTGACCGGGGTGGGTTGCGCCTGCTGGAAGATcgtgccaccggccgccgcgGACGTCGCGACGGACGTTTGAATTTGCACCGGCTGCGAGGTGGCCGCGATCACTGGGTCATTGTTGAGCACCACGTACCCGGTGGCGGTCGGCATTTCGGTCACGATCGGTTCGAGCTTGCTGGCCGCAAACACctggtgcgtggtggtggcggaaaaGCTCGAGTTCTGGCTCAGCACCCCCTGCATGGCGGTCGAGACGAACTGCTGCGACGACATGACCGTGTTCTGGACGATCGTCTCGAGGCCGTAGTACATCGAGGGGCTCGTGAGGTACATGCAGCCCGACGCCGGATCGGTGACCATCATCTCGAGCGGTggggcggccgcggccgttgCCGCACCGAGCATCATCTGCTCCGTCGCCATCATGCCGCACTGgatggtggccgccgtctGCGGTTGCACGATCGTACCGATCACCTGCGGCTGAGCGATCTGTAGCGCACTGGCCGGGATGAGCGAGTAgccgccggttccgttcgggaTCAGGatttggttggtggtggccagcgcaCCGGTTGCGTCCGTGCCCGTTGCCATCGCGAACCCATTCGGAGTGGTGAGCACGTTCGCCGGGGCCAGCTGGTACTGGACGGGTGACGACGTGAGCGTGCCCTGGTCGGAGAGGTACGAGATCTGATTGCCACCTCCGACCTGCTGCACCAGGATCGGTTGGCCGGCGGTCGTCTGCTGGAAGATGAtgttgccggcggtggccgtttgcTGGTGTGGtgccgacggtgccggcgCCTGGCGGATCAACGGGTACGGTCCGGTGTTGATCAGCTGTATctgttgcggctgcggcggctgctgtgTGATCAGCtgccccggcggtggccccgtggGCGCTCCCATCCCCGAGGAGTGCAGCGTGATCGGCGACGgtgccggttgctgctgctgctgctgatcgtgttGCTTCGTTTTGATCTGCATCGTTTTCGTGGCTCCTCCGGTGAGGTGACCGAGttgcga encodes the following:
- the LOC131206936 gene encoding probable dimethyladenosine transferase, whose product is MPKVRTEKKSRVHNEVAKQGIVFNKDFGQHILKNPLVITSMLEKAALRPTDVVLEIGPGTGNMTVKILEKVKKVVACEIDPRLVAELQKRVQGTHLQPKLQILIGDVLKTDLPFFDICVANMPYQISSPFVFKLLLHRPFFRCAVLMFQREFAQRLVAKPGDKLYCRLSINTQLLARVDMLMKVSKNNFKPPPKVESSVVRIEPRNPPPPINYTEWDGLTRIAFLRKNKTLAAAFKQTTVLTALGDNYRLHCSLKNVDVPADLDVKAKVEQILEGIDAGNKRARSMDIDDFMAVLQAFNADGFHFS
- the LOC131211927 gene encoding zinc finger protein 501; this translates as MYTFRWRCNKNMALAKKLNTAKNEADSSKDHLGHSAEQTVGTNLLIKTEVTTPDSANDLHLSCAAHQVSGTYECCGNQADDLFEAEENPIAFKLENEDVDEQQNNHTNPLELICQAREDPSATTNSDAGKNVKVGQKRKNDQEKTQQRLRSYKLRSHQRVNNDIKKNAHKKGQCNNEKYHCPHCSATYIRPSQLKIHIRVHTDEKPFVCNICSKTFKSRSNLLQHSKIHKKEEYQQCPHCHLKFTRLFTLKNHIRIHTGEKPFVCNICKKAYCSLNALSLHSKIHKKDEYKQCPHCSSKFAVSSALKDHIRIHTGEKPFVCKICDKTFRSPSNLAQHEKIHNKDQYLLCPHCPSKFTHSSALMIHIRIHTGEKPFVCEICNKAFHSSAALSNHSKIHKKN